One region of Ardenticatenales bacterium genomic DNA includes:
- a CDS encoding lysine 2,3-aminomutase, with product MNLKVFAGINGFHEFATIVGLSGREQQDYLRALRASFMPFRVTGHYAQLIAQQDTPYREQLLNIVLPPPGEKPFVGRFDPYGNRTYRQGHEPFIQHKYEKTLLLHIDDYCVANCQFCYKVNEIRLEHTAPAHSYDSKVQAAQRYLQQHPEIDNVLFTGGDPAAFRRSTDLIRLVQGLLEMPSIRTVRFATKGLAYDPERFLDETLLDFLRQTAARPGKQVQVIAQINHPAELDEQAQRAIRALQNAGIQIKGQPAIVKGVNDSVETLTHLQRAFLDNQIVAYYLTIFMPVRGVEQYALQLDEAFRNVAESKRHLSGLEKKGVVLASHDFGKFEIVGFYPTPEQPEKIILKWHQAAMPQYLPDSLKAQIPHRPEDVLVLDYARGSLYAIDHVFAFNGLPHYDADGRLVEPAARLLPLLA from the coding sequence GTGAATCTCAAGGTTTTTGCCGGCATTAACGGATTCCACGAATTCGCCACCATCGTCGGTTTGTCAGGGCGCGAGCAACAAGATTACCTGCGCGCGCTGCGCGCATCCTTCATGCCTTTTCGCGTCACCGGGCACTACGCGCAACTCATTGCCCAACAAGACACGCCCTATCGGGAGCAACTACTGAACATTGTCTTGCCACCGCCGGGCGAAAAACCATTTGTGGGTCGCTTTGACCCCTACGGCAACCGCACCTATCGCCAGGGACACGAGCCATTTATTCAACACAAATACGAGAAAACGCTGCTGCTGCACATTGACGACTACTGCGTCGCTAACTGCCAGTTCTGCTATAAGGTGAATGAAATTCGCCTGGAGCACACCGCCCCGGCGCATTCCTACGACAGCAAGGTGCAGGCAGCACAGCGGTACCTGCAGCAGCACCCGGAAATTGACAACGTACTCTTCACCGGCGGCGATCCGGCCGCCTTCCGCCGCTCTACGGATTTGATCCGTCTGGTCCAGGGGCTGCTGGAGATGCCATCCATCCGCACGGTCCGCTTTGCCACCAAAGGATTGGCCTACGACCCGGAACGGTTTCTGGATGAAACACTGCTGGATTTCCTGCGCCAGACCGCCGCCCGCCCCGGCAAGCAGGTGCAGGTCATCGCCCAGATCAACCACCCGGCGGAGTTGGACGAACAGGCGCAGCGGGCAATCAGGGCATTGCAAAATGCCGGCATTCAAATCAAAGGCCAGCCGGCAATCGTCAAAGGCGTCAACGACAGCGTCGAGACACTCACTCACTTACAACGCGCCTTCCTCGACAACCAGATCGTCGCCTACTACCTGACCATTTTCATGCCCGTCCGCGGCGTTGAGCAATACGCACTGCAATTGGACGAAGCATTCCGCAACGTGGCCGAATCCAAGCGACACCTGAGCGGCCTGGAGAAAAAAGGCGTTGTCCTGGCCTCCCATGACTTTGGCAAATTTGAAATCGTTGGCTTCTACCCGACGCCGGAGCAGCCGGAGAAGATCATCCTCAAATGGCACCAGGCAGCCATGCCGCAATACCTGCCCGATTCCCTCAAAGCACAGATTCCCCATCGTCCTGAGGATGTTCTCGTTCTTGACTACGCGCGCGGCAGCCTGTACGCCATCGATCACGTATTTGCCTTCAATGGCCTGCCCCATTACGATGCCGATGGCCGTCTGGTGGAGCCTGCCGCCAGGCTGTTGCCTCTCCTGGCTTAG